A region of Astyanax mexicanus isolate ESR-SI-001 chromosome 23, AstMex3_surface, whole genome shotgun sequence DNA encodes the following proteins:
- the plekha3 gene encoding pleckstrin homology domain-containing family A member 3 isoform X1, with the protein MEGVLYKWTNYMTGWQPRWFVLDSGIISYYDSQDDVCKGSKGSIKMSVCEIKVHPTDNTRLELIIPGEQHFYVKAVNAAERQKWLVALGSSKAGLVDKRTKKERELTETTESLKTKMSELRLYCDLLMQQVHTIQESVEQEGDHSETRNEASSLLSATCNTFIQTLEECMKIANSKFQTDMLQQSPSDPLMSPVSPSPIQMARMKRSISHPGTYSYDRSSVPKECLAVQRSSQRRTRTCSDTEALSDAGTEEMERLVLFPKASLNGDTATVIPEEMGKSTRFGSETDTPESDLSL; encoded by the exons ATGGAAGGCGTACTTTACAAGTGGACCAATTATATGACAG GATGGCAGCCACGGTGGTTTGTGTTGGACAGTGGAATCATTTCATATTACGACTCCCAAGATGATGTCTGCAAAGGCAGCAAGGGCAGCATAAAGATGTCAGTGTGTGAAATTAAAG TTCACCCCACGGATAATACGAGGCTGGAGCTGATCATACCAGGGGAGCAGCATTTTTACGTGAAAGCCGTAAATGCAGCTGAGAGACAGAAATGGCTGGTGGCTCTGGGGAGCTCAAAGGCTGGCCTTGTCGACAAAAGGACCAAAAAGGAAAGAG AATTAACAGAGACCACTGAGTCGTTGAAAACCAAGATGTCAGAACTGCGTTTGTACTGTGACTTACTAATGCAACAGGTCCACACCATTCAAGAGTCAGTGGAGCAGGAGGGAGACCATTCAGAG ACAAGAAACGAGGCTTCATCTTTGCTCAGTGCCACATGTAATACCTTCATTCAGACATTGGAGGAGTGTATGAAGATTGCCAACTCCAAGTTCCAGACGGACATGTTGCAGCAGAGTCCTTCAGACCCGCTGATGTCCCCAGTCTCCCCCTCTCCTATTCAAATGGCAAGG ATGAAGCGGTCAATCAGTCACCCAGGCACCTATAGTTATGACAG GTCAAGCGTGCCAAAGGAGTGTCTGGCAGTACAGAGGTCGTCACAGAGACGCACGCGGACATGCTCAGATACAGAGGCTCTTAGTGACGCTGGTACAGAGGAGATGGAGC GTCTTGTGCTGTTTCCCAAAGCCAGCCTAAATGGTGACACAGCAACAGTGATCCCTGAAGAGATGGGGAAGAGCACTCGCTTTGGATCAGAAACGGACACTCCAGAGTCAGATCTGTCACTTTGA
- the plekha3 gene encoding pleckstrin homology domain-containing family A member 3 isoform X2 has product MEGVLYKWTNYMTGWQPRWFVLDSGIISYYDSQDDVCKGSKGSIKMSVCEIKVHPTDNTRLELIIPGEQHFYVKAVNAAERQKWLVALGSSKAGLVDKRTKKERELTETTESLKTKMSELRLYCDLLMQQVHTIQESVEQEGDHSETRNEASSLLSATCNTFIQTLEECMKIANSKFQTDMLQQSPSDPLMSPVSPSPIQMMKRSISHPGTYSYDRSSVPKECLAVQRSSQRRTRTCSDTEALSDAGTEEMERLVLFPKASLNGDTATVIPEEMGKSTRFGSETDTPESDLSL; this is encoded by the exons ATGGAAGGCGTACTTTACAAGTGGACCAATTATATGACAG GATGGCAGCCACGGTGGTTTGTGTTGGACAGTGGAATCATTTCATATTACGACTCCCAAGATGATGTCTGCAAAGGCAGCAAGGGCAGCATAAAGATGTCAGTGTGTGAAATTAAAG TTCACCCCACGGATAATACGAGGCTGGAGCTGATCATACCAGGGGAGCAGCATTTTTACGTGAAAGCCGTAAATGCAGCTGAGAGACAGAAATGGCTGGTGGCTCTGGGGAGCTCAAAGGCTGGCCTTGTCGACAAAAGGACCAAAAAGGAAAGAG AATTAACAGAGACCACTGAGTCGTTGAAAACCAAGATGTCAGAACTGCGTTTGTACTGTGACTTACTAATGCAACAGGTCCACACCATTCAAGAGTCAGTGGAGCAGGAGGGAGACCATTCAGAG ACAAGAAACGAGGCTTCATCTTTGCTCAGTGCCACATGTAATACCTTCATTCAGACATTGGAGGAGTGTATGAAGATTGCCAACTCCAAGTTCCAGACGGACATGTTGCAGCAGAGTCCTTCAGACCCGCTGATGTCCCCAGTCTCCCCCTCTCCTATTCAAATG ATGAAGCGGTCAATCAGTCACCCAGGCACCTATAGTTATGACAG GTCAAGCGTGCCAAAGGAGTGTCTGGCAGTACAGAGGTCGTCACAGAGACGCACGCGGACATGCTCAGATACAGAGGCTCTTAGTGACGCTGGTACAGAGGAGATGGAGC GTCTTGTGCTGTTTCCCAAAGCCAGCCTAAATGGTGACACAGCAACAGTGATCCCTGAAGAGATGGGGAAGAGCACTCGCTTTGGATCAGAAACGGACACTCCAGAGTCAGATCTGTCACTTTGA